One window of Halopseudomonas maritima genomic DNA carries:
- a CDS encoding TonB-dependent receptor domain-containing protein, which translates to MGIFKRHQLACAVALATLGVATTAVADELGAVDDVVALDEITVVTAAGYEQNIADAPASISVITREQLEKQSYTDITDAVRNIPGIYVTGGGNMQDISIRGMSSSYTLYLVDGRPISAGRMVNTNGSDGGKQIGLPPVSMIERIEVIRGPMSSLYGSEAMGGVINIITRRGGDEWAGSLSTEYTSAMNDISSDSQQADFYLGGPLIDGLLGAQFTGTYVGTDESSFSGGGDSAASMPESTRKQGGVEFYLTPNEQNRFTLGYTASELKYTHTPGESIAATATASTTRYEKDVYAIGHDGNYGDLIVNSYLQHDISDKPGTGSTKQEEVSLLNSQASYFWGDHVITFGGQYKQEEFVDETNGMLVSGVPGAVKSVDRWIAALFAEVDWALTDQLSVTTGLRYNDDELFGGELSPRLYGVYRLNPEWTIKGGVSTGYRQPTLSDATEGFGRGTGGGGSPIAPLPRALIIGNSDLQPETSTNYEVGYVYDNAALGLNTSAMLFHTQYKDKIAEDRFCTSPDTADRNDPSTWTCDFNGQTYWFLSTRQNISEAMMQGVELTLDYRFQPNWNLSTSYTFTQSEQKSGEFKGEPLNKQPRHMVNALLEWDINPRFNAWAQGNYRGETSDYMGRTSMSDGTPGYGFVDLGVGFRLTDSVTVKGGLYNVANKEITNDSYGVVLDGRRANFGLTVDF; encoded by the coding sequence ATGGGGATTTTCAAACGCCACCAGTTGGCTTGTGCAGTCGCGCTGGCGACCCTGGGCGTGGCTACTACGGCAGTCGCCGATGAGCTGGGCGCCGTTGATGACGTCGTGGCGCTGGACGAGATCACGGTGGTGACGGCAGCAGGCTACGAGCAGAACATCGCCGATGCACCGGCCAGTATTTCGGTCATCACCCGCGAACAGCTGGAGAAGCAATCCTATACCGACATCACCGACGCGGTGCGCAACATCCCCGGTATCTATGTCACCGGCGGCGGCAACATGCAGGACATCAGCATCCGTGGCATGAGCAGCAGCTACACCCTGTATCTGGTCGATGGCCGCCCGATTTCCGCCGGGCGCATGGTCAACACCAATGGCTCCGATGGCGGCAAGCAGATCGGCCTGCCACCGGTCTCCATGATCGAGCGTATTGAAGTGATTCGCGGCCCGATGTCCTCACTGTACGGGTCGGAGGCGATGGGCGGGGTGATCAACATCATTACCCGGCGCGGCGGTGATGAGTGGGCCGGCAGTCTCTCTACCGAGTACACCAGCGCGATGAATGACATCAGCAGCGATTCGCAGCAGGCCGATTTCTATCTGGGTGGTCCGCTGATTGATGGCCTGCTGGGGGCGCAGTTTACCGGCACCTACGTCGGTACCGACGAAAGCAGCTTCAGCGGTGGTGGCGACAGCGCGGCCAGCATGCCCGAGAGCACGCGCAAGCAGGGCGGCGTCGAGTTTTACCTGACGCCCAACGAGCAGAACCGCTTCACCCTGGGTTACACCGCCTCCGAGCTCAAGTACACCCATACCCCGGGCGAGAGCATTGCGGCCACCGCAACCGCCTCGACTACACGGTACGAGAAGGACGTGTATGCCATCGGCCACGATGGCAACTACGGCGACCTGATCGTCAACAGCTACCTGCAGCACGATATCTCCGACAAGCCGGGCACCGGCAGCACCAAGCAGGAGGAGGTCAGCCTGCTCAACAGCCAGGCGAGCTACTTCTGGGGCGATCATGTGATCACCTTTGGTGGTCAGTACAAGCAGGAAGAGTTTGTTGATGAAACCAACGGCATGCTGGTATCTGGCGTGCCGGGTGCGGTGAAGAGTGTAGACCGCTGGATCGCCGCGCTGTTTGCCGAGGTGGACTGGGCGCTGACTGATCAGCTGTCGGTGACCACCGGCCTGCGTTACAACGACGACGAGCTGTTTGGTGGTGAGTTGTCGCCGCGCCTGTATGGCGTGTACCGGTTGAATCCGGAGTGGACCATCAAGGGTGGCGTTTCCACCGGCTACCGCCAACCGACCCTGTCCGATGCCACCGAAGGCTTTGGCCGTGGCACTGGCGGCGGCGGCTCGCCCATTGCGCCGCTGCCGCGCGCGCTGATTATCGGTAACTCCGATCTGCAGCCCGAGACCAGCACCAACTACGAAGTCGGTTATGTCTACGACAATGCCGCCCTGGGGCTGAACACCAGCGCCATGCTGTTCCACACCCAGTACAAGGACAAGATTGCCGAGGATCGTTTCTGCACCAGCCCGGATACCGCCGACCGCAACGACCCGTCCACCTGGACCTGTGACTTCAACGGGCAGACCTACTGGTTCCTGAGCACCCGCCAGAACATTTCCGAGGCGATGATGCAGGGTGTTGAGCTGACCCTGGATTACCGCTTCCAGCCCAACTGGAACCTGTCGACCAGCTACACCTTCACCCAGTCGGAGCAGAAGTCGGGCGAGTTCAAGGGCGAGCCCCTGAACAAGCAGCCGCGCCATATGGTCAACGCCCTGCTGGAGTGGGATATCAACCCGCGCTTTAACGCTTGGGCGCAGGGTAACTACCGTGGCGAGACCTCTGACTACATGGGCCGCACCAGCATGTCTGACGGCACGCCGGGCTACGGGTTTGTCGATCTGGGCGTTGGTTTCCGTCTGACCGACAGCGTCACGGTCAAAGGCGGTCTGTACAATGTGGCCAACAAGGAAATCACCAATGACAGCTACGGTGTGGTGCTGGATGGCCGGCGAGCAAACTTTGGTTTGACGGTCGATTTCTGA
- a CDS encoding iron transporter — MSKVSSATAPVWPATLMRILLAVFGGYALTYYATAALARLLPFERIDAAISATLLSFALYTCYVLWVYAVPLRRGLLSLLALVPLALIGFGPNWFAGAA; from the coding sequence ATGTCCAAGGTATCAAGCGCCACAGCGCCGGTCTGGCCGGCCACGCTTATGCGCATTCTGCTGGCGGTATTTGGCGGTTACGCCCTGACGTATTACGCCACCGCCGCGCTGGCGCGACTGCTGCCGTTTGAGCGTATCGATGCGGCCATCAGCGCGACCCTGTTGTCCTTCGCACTCTACACCTGCTACGTGCTGTGGGTATACGCGGTGCCCCTGCGTCGCGGCCTGCTGAGTCTGCTGGCGCTGGTGCCGCTGGCGTTGATCGGCTTTGGGCCGAACTGGTTTGCAGGGGCTGCCTGA
- a CDS encoding DUF3325 family protein, which translates to MDRHWKQLASGLQPGWQRVCRPLGWLLLALSLLVAWQIWPPAMAPVGWLGMLSLGGISLLFLLPYQPRLALWLPLASAPLLLAAGMLG; encoded by the coding sequence ATGGACCGCCACTGGAAGCAACTGGCCAGCGGCCTGCAACCCGGCTGGCAGCGTGTCTGCCGGCCGCTGGGCTGGCTGTTGCTGGCGCTGTCGCTGCTGGTAGCCTGGCAAATCTGGCCGCCGGCCATGGCGCCGGTCGGCTGGCTGGGCATGCTCTCGCTCGGCGGCATCAGTCTGTTATTCCTGCTGCCCTATCAGCCACGGCTGGCGCTTTGGTTGCCGCTGGCCAGCGCACCCTTGCTACTGGCGGCCGGCATGCTGGGTTAG
- a CDS encoding TonB-dependent receptor yields MSSLFYAGLAQAQQGDEAAAEVVALPSLTVTTSADASAEGLPPAYAGGQVAAGSRIGILGNQDYMETPFTATSYTQTLIQDQQAASIGEVLLNDPAVRVARGFGNFQQVYMVRGLPIYSDDISYNGLYGLLPRQYMGTEFVERVEVLRGANAFLNGAAPGGSGLGGAINIVPKRATNEPLNEVTAGVRSGGQYYTAGDFARRFADDRIGMRLNMARRDGDTAVDGESSELSLLALGADYRGDRLRISADLGYQNHEVDAGQPNITIGAGVPVPSAPDGDESVAQSWTYSNAEDTFGSLRAEYDFNDYVTGWLAGGLRTSEEEGNFANPTVINTAGDTNAYRFHNVREDEVVTGDMGLRFSFDTGPVSHQLTTSASTYEMKSANAWGASSFATREVLGNINNPFDSAQPAATAAGAGSLSDPEVTERTRTRSYAIADTLGFMDDRLLVTLGARQQNIATYSYAYADGSRTASYDDDALTPIAGVVYRVSPEVSAYANYIEGLVKGDVAPNTSGGTPVANGGEALEPYVTRQAELGVKYDGGRLGGSLGVFQSRKPVAGVDASNTYGVVGKQRYRGVEFNAFGQATNDLTVLGGISLLDTELEGNDGIGAPEVQANLGLDYLVPGVDGLALDGRIIYTGEQYIDAANTREIPSWTRFDLGARYSFLINDAQDMTLRARVENVANRDYWASAGGYPGAGYLTVGAPRTVVVSGTLSF; encoded by the coding sequence TTGTCCTCGCTGTTTTACGCAGGTCTGGCGCAGGCGCAGCAAGGTGATGAGGCGGCTGCCGAGGTTGTTGCGCTGCCATCGCTGACCGTGACTACCAGCGCCGATGCGTCCGCCGAAGGGCTGCCGCCGGCCTATGCAGGCGGACAGGTGGCAGCTGGCTCACGGATTGGCATCCTGGGTAACCAGGACTACATGGAAACCCCGTTCACCGCCACCAGCTATACCCAAACCCTGATTCAGGACCAGCAGGCCGCCAGTATTGGCGAGGTGCTGCTGAACGACCCAGCCGTGCGCGTGGCACGCGGGTTTGGCAACTTCCAGCAGGTTTACATGGTACGCGGCCTGCCGATTTACTCTGACGACATCTCCTATAACGGCCTGTACGGCCTGCTGCCGCGTCAGTACATGGGCACCGAATTTGTCGAGCGGGTCGAGGTGCTGCGTGGCGCCAACGCCTTCCTCAACGGTGCTGCACCGGGCGGCAGTGGTCTGGGCGGGGCGATCAATATTGTGCCCAAGCGCGCTACCAACGAACCGCTAAACGAGGTGACCGCCGGTGTTCGCTCGGGCGGTCAGTACTACACCGCCGGCGATTTTGCCCGCCGGTTCGCCGATGATCGCATCGGTATGCGCCTGAATATGGCGCGCCGTGATGGCGATACGGCGGTTGATGGCGAGTCGAGCGAGTTGTCGCTGCTGGCGCTTGGGGCAGACTACCGGGGTGATCGTCTGCGTATTTCCGCTGATCTGGGCTACCAGAACCACGAGGTGGACGCTGGCCAGCCGAATATCACCATTGGCGCCGGCGTTCCTGTGCCCTCAGCGCCGGATGGCGATGAAAGCGTGGCGCAGAGCTGGACCTACTCCAACGCCGAGGACACCTTTGGCAGCCTGCGTGCTGAATACGATTTCAACGACTACGTAACCGGCTGGCTGGCCGGGGGTTTGCGTACCAGCGAGGAAGAGGGCAACTTCGCCAATCCGACGGTTATCAATACTGCGGGCGACACCAACGCCTACCGCTTCCACAACGTGCGCGAAGACGAGGTAGTCACCGGCGACATGGGGCTGCGGTTCAGCTTTGATACCGGCCCGGTCAGCCATCAGTTGACCACCTCGGCCTCGACCTACGAGATGAAGTCAGCGAATGCGTGGGGCGCGTCCAGCTTCGCTACCCGCGAGGTGCTGGGCAATATCAATAACCCGTTCGACAGCGCGCAGCCCGCCGCTACCGCGGCCGGCGCCGGTTCGCTCAGCGACCCGGAAGTCACCGAGCGCACCCGCACCCGCAGTTACGCCATCGCCGATACCCTCGGGTTTATGGATGACCGGCTGCTGGTCACCCTGGGCGCGCGGCAGCAGAACATCGCCACCTACAGCTACGCCTACGCCGATGGTTCGCGTACCGCCTCTTACGATGACGATGCGCTTACCCCAATCGCTGGTGTGGTCTATCGCGTCAGCCCTGAGGTGTCTGCCTACGCCAATTACATCGAAGGCCTGGTTAAGGGTGATGTTGCACCAAACACCTCTGGTGGCACCCCGGTTGCCAACGGTGGCGAAGCGCTGGAGCCCTACGTCACCCGTCAGGCTGAGCTGGGCGTTAAGTACGACGGTGGCCGTCTGGGCGGTAGCCTGGGTGTGTTCCAGAGTCGCAAGCCAGTGGCCGGCGTGGACGCCAGCAACACCTACGGCGTGGTCGGCAAACAGCGTTATCGCGGCGTTGAGTTCAATGCCTTCGGTCAGGCCACCAACGATCTGACGGTGCTCGGCGGCATTAGCCTGCTGGACACCGAGCTGGAGGGCAACGACGGGATTGGCGCACCCGAGGTGCAGGCCAATCTGGGGCTGGATTATCTGGTGCCGGGCGTGGACGGGCTGGCGCTGGATGGTCGGATCATCTACACCGGCGAGCAGTATATCGACGCTGCCAACACCCGTGAGATTCCGTCCTGGACGCGTTTTGACCTGGGTGCGCGCTACAGCTTCCTGATCAACGACGCACAGGACATGACGCTGCGCGCACGGGTCGAGAACGTTGCCAACCGTGACTACTGGGCCTCGGCCGGTGGTTATCCGGGCGCAGGTTACCTGACCGTAGGTGCGCCGCGCACTGTGGTGGTATCCGGCACCTTGTCGTTCTAA
- a CDS encoding flavin reductase family protein, with the protein MQDDSYYYQPAQGHGLAHDPFNAIVGPRPIGWIASRSASGVLNLAPYSFFNAFNYTPPIIGFASIGHKDSLSNIEQTGEFVWNLATLPLAEAMNQSCAAVAPEVDEFALAGLTPAASRLIDVPRVAESPVAFECRKTQIIQLHSAAGETVNTWLVLGEVVGVHIDRRLLVDGVYDTAAAQPILRGGGPADYFRIEANALFRMTRPA; encoded by the coding sequence ATGCAGGACGACAGCTATTACTACCAACCCGCACAGGGCCACGGGCTGGCCCATGACCCGTTCAACGCCATTGTCGGGCCCAGACCGATCGGCTGGATTGCCAGTCGCAGCGCGAGCGGCGTCCTCAACCTGGCGCCCTACAGCTTCTTCAACGCCTTCAACTACACCCCGCCGATCATCGGGTTCGCCAGCATTGGCCACAAGGACAGCCTGAGCAACATTGAGCAGACCGGGGAGTTTGTCTGGAATCTGGCAACGCTGCCGCTGGCTGAGGCGATGAATCAGAGCTGTGCGGCGGTGGCACCGGAGGTAGACGAGTTTGCACTGGCCGGCCTGACGCCGGCGGCGTCACGGCTGATTGATGTGCCCCGGGTGGCCGAAAGCCCGGTGGCCTTCGAATGTCGCAAAACGCAGATTATCCAGCTGCACAGCGCAGCGGGTGAGACGGTGAATACCTGGCTGGTACTGGGAGAAGTGGTCGGTGTGCATATTGACCGTCGCCTGCTGGTCGACGGCGTTTACGACACCGCCGCCGCACAGCCAATTCTGCGCGGCGGCGGGCCGGCGGATTACTTCCGCATTGAGGCCAATGCCCTGTTTCGCATGACGCGGCCTGCCTAG
- a CDS encoding NADH:flavin oxidoreductase/NADH oxidase: MSALFQPFSLKDITLRNRIAVPPMCQYSATDGVVNDWHVTNYTGQARGGAGLVIVEATAVAPEGRITPACAGLWNDAQAEAFIPVVRGIKAHGAVPGIQIAHAGRKASANRPWEGDDHIPNEATNGWQTIAPSAIPFGAHLPKVPEAMTLQDIERVKADFVAAARRALAVGFEWLELHFAHGYLAQSFFSPHANQRTDAYGGNADNRGRFLRETLAAVREVWPEHLPLTIRFGVIEFDGNDEQTMTDAIDLTRQFKAGGMDMMSVSMGFNTPTAKIPWAPAFMGPIAKRVRDEAGVPVSSAWGFGEPHIAEQAVQDGQLDLVMVGKAHLANPHWAYHAARELKVERPSWVMPAPYAHWLERY; this comes from the coding sequence ATGTCAGCGCTGTTTCAACCCTTCTCCCTCAAAGACATCACCCTGCGTAACCGCATTGCCGTGCCCCCCATGTGCCAATACTCGGCCACCGACGGCGTGGTCAACGACTGGCACGTGACCAACTACACCGGCCAGGCCCGCGGCGGCGCCGGTCTGGTGATTGTCGAAGCCACGGCTGTGGCACCGGAAGGTCGCATTACCCCCGCTTGCGCCGGTTTGTGGAATGACGCCCAGGCTGAGGCATTCATCCCGGTGGTACGCGGCATCAAGGCCCACGGCGCGGTGCCCGGTATCCAGATTGCCCACGCCGGCCGCAAGGCCAGCGCCAACCGCCCCTGGGAAGGTGACGACCACATCCCCAACGAGGCCACCAACGGCTGGCAGACCATCGCGCCATCCGCCATTCCCTTTGGCGCGCATCTGCCGAAGGTGCCGGAGGCCATGACCCTGCAGGACATCGAGCGGGTCAAGGCGGACTTTGTTGCCGCCGCACGCCGCGCGCTGGCCGTTGGCTTTGAATGGCTGGAGCTGCACTTTGCCCACGGCTATCTGGCCCAGAGCTTCTTCTCGCCCCACGCCAACCAGCGCACCGATGCCTACGGCGGTAATGCCGACAACCGTGGTCGTTTTCTGCGCGAAACCCTGGCTGCGGTGCGTGAAGTCTGGCCGGAGCACCTGCCGCTGACCATTCGCTTTGGCGTCATCGAGTTTGACGGCAACGACGAGCAGACCATGACCGACGCCATCGACTTGACCCGCCAGTTCAAGGCCGGCGGCATGGACATGATGAGCGTGAGCATGGGCTTCAACACGCCAACCGCGAAGATCCCGTGGGCGCCCGCCTTTATGGGCCCGATTGCCAAGCGCGTGCGTGATGAGGCCGGCGTTCCAGTCTCCTCCGCCTGGGGCTTTGGCGAGCCGCACATCGCCGAGCAGGCGGTGCAGGACGGTCAGCTGGATCTGGTGATGGTCGGCAAGGCGCATCTGGCCAATCCGCACTGGGCCTATCACGCCGCCCGCGAACTCAAGGTCGAGCGCCCGTCCTGGGTCATGCCCGCGCCCTACGCCCATTGGCTTGAGCGCTACTGA
- a CDS encoding ArsR/SmtB family transcription factor, which yields MRPFKHPPANELLLERVLYALSDPVRLEIVRRLAEVGEASCGELDGGRPKSSMSHHFRVMRDAGLVCTQSVGTTHMNSLRRADLDARFPGLLDAILNQPG from the coding sequence ATGCGACCCTTCAAACACCCCCCCGCCAATGAGCTGTTGCTCGAACGTGTGCTCTACGCGCTGAGTGACCCGGTACGTCTGGAAATCGTGCGCCGGTTGGCCGAGGTAGGTGAGGCGAGCTGCGGCGAGCTGGACGGCGGTCGGCCGAAATCCAGCATGTCTCACCATTTCCGCGTGATGCGTGATGCCGGGCTGGTCTGCACCCAAAGCGTGGGCACTACCCACATGAACAGCCTGCGCCGCGCTGATCTGGACGCTCGCTTCCCCGGCCTGCTGGATGCCATTCTCAATCAGCCAGGTTGA
- the modC gene encoding molybdenum ABC transporter ATP-binding protein produces the protein MIRLQLQQQRGDFALNLDLTLPGSGVSAIIGPSGAGKTTLLRCIAGLERTSQGLIEVNGTRWQDSASELWLPPHQRRLGYVFQEASLFAHLNVQGNLDYGRRRSSRAASAQQLEQVIGLLGIEHLLQRDTAALSGGERQRVGIARALLSDPQLLLMDEPLTALDPQRKADILPYLERLHRELSIPILYVSHSADEVARLADHLLLLAQGQVRASGPLQALLPRLDLPMAYSDDARSLLQGHVSAWDETYQLLTLTLDGSALQLRIPHPALPIGQPVRVAVQARDVSLSLQQPQQSSMLNLLPARIEAIEPAEQPAQALIRLDLQGSPLLARVTRYSVEQLGLQPGQPLWAQIKGVALN, from the coding sequence ATGATTCGTCTGCAGCTGCAACAACAGCGTGGCGACTTCGCCCTGAACCTGGACCTGACCCTGCCCGGCAGCGGTGTCAGCGCCATCATCGGCCCCTCCGGCGCCGGCAAGACCACACTGCTGCGCTGTATCGCCGGCTTGGAGCGCACCAGCCAGGGGCTGATCGAGGTCAACGGCACGCGCTGGCAGGACAGTGCCAGCGAGCTCTGGCTCCCCCCCCATCAACGCCGCCTGGGCTATGTGTTTCAGGAAGCCAGCCTGTTTGCTCACCTGAACGTGCAGGGCAACCTGGACTACGGCCGGCGGCGCAGCAGCAGAGCCGCCAGCGCCCAGCAGTTGGAACAGGTCATCGGCTTGCTCGGGATTGAACACTTACTGCAGCGCGACACCGCCGCACTGTCCGGTGGCGAGCGCCAGCGCGTCGGCATTGCCCGCGCGTTGCTCAGCGACCCGCAGCTCCTGCTGATGGACGAGCCACTGACCGCTCTGGACCCGCAGCGCAAAGCTGACATCCTGCCGTATCTGGAACGCCTGCACCGGGAGCTGTCGATCCCCATTCTGTATGTCAGCCACTCGGCAGACGAGGTAGCGCGCCTGGCCGATCACCTGCTGTTGCTGGCGCAGGGCCAGGTACGTGCCAGCGGGCCGTTGCAGGCACTGCTACCGCGCCTGGACCTGCCGATGGCCTACAGCGACGACGCGCGTAGCCTGCTGCAAGGCCACGTCAGCGCCTGGGACGAAACCTATCAATTACTGACCTTGACCCTCGATGGCAGCGCCCTGCAACTGCGTATCCCCCATCCAGCCCTGCCGATAGGTCAGCCGGTGCGGGTGGCGGTGCAAGCTCGGGATGTCAGCCTGTCGCTGCAGCAGCCGCAGCAAAGCAGCATGCTCAACCTGCTGCCCGCACGCATCGAGGCAATTGAACCGGCCGAGCAGCCGGCCCAGGCGCTGATCCGGCTGGACCTGCAGGGCAGCCCACTGCTGGCAAGGGTGACGCGCTACTCCGTCGAGCAACTGGGGCTGCAGCCTGGTCAGCCGCTATGGGCGCAGATCAAGGGCGTAGCCCTGAACTGA
- the modB gene encoding molybdate ABC transporter permease subunit has product MSLPLDSNDLAAIWLTLKLASLTTLVLLLLGTPLAWWLAHTRSRLKGPISAVIALPLVLPPTVLGFYLLVALGPNGPIGALTAQLGLGTLAFSFSGLVIGSVCYSLPFVVQPIQNAFEAIGKRPLEVAATLGASPLDRFFTVALPLARPGIITASVLGFAHTLGEFGVVLMIGGNIAEQTRVVSVQIFNHVEAMDYASAHWLSGGVLVCSFLILLLLNRRGHWRVMPGSGQ; this is encoded by the coding sequence ATGAGTCTGCCGCTGGACAGCAACGACCTGGCCGCTATCTGGCTGACCCTCAAGCTGGCGTCGCTGACCACACTGGTTCTTCTGCTGCTCGGCACGCCGCTGGCCTGGTGGCTGGCGCACACCCGCTCGCGTCTGAAGGGGCCGATCAGCGCAGTCATCGCGCTGCCATTGGTGTTGCCGCCAACGGTGCTGGGCTTTTACCTGCTGGTCGCATTGGGGCCGAACGGCCCCATTGGCGCGCTGACCGCGCAACTCGGCCTGGGCACCCTGGCCTTCAGCTTCAGCGGACTGGTAATCGGCTCGGTCTGCTACTCCCTGCCCTTTGTCGTGCAACCCATTCAGAACGCCTTCGAAGCCATCGGCAAACGACCGCTTGAGGTCGCCGCCACCCTGGGCGCCAGCCCGCTGGACCGCTTCTTCACCGTGGCGCTGCCGCTGGCCCGCCCCGGCATCATCACCGCCAGCGTGCTGGGTTTTGCCCACACGCTGGGCGAGTTTGGTGTTGTACTGATGATTGGCGGCAACATCGCCGAGCAAACGCGGGTGGTGTCGGTGCAGATCTTCAACCACGTTGAGGCGATGGATTACGCCAGCGCTCACTGGCTGAGCGGCGGCGTGCTGGTCTGCTCATTCCTGATCCTGCTGCTGCTCAATCGGCGCGGACATTGGCGGGTGATGCCGGGGAGCGGGCAATGA
- the modA gene encoding molybdate ABC transporter substrate-binding protein, with protein MRLPLLFATLTCLGLSPSVLADDVQVAVAANFTAPMQDIAQAFEQDTGHRVVAAFGSTGQLYAQISHGAPFEVFLAADDTTPARVESDGLAVAGSRFTYATGALALWSADARLISDGEQLLRTGDFQHLAIANPKTAPYGLAATQVMQALNLTDALTPKLVEGQSIGQTYQFVASGNAALGFVALSQVARDGEITSGSAWQVPTALYEPIHQDAVLLSKGANNAAATALLDYLKGERAAAIISRYGYGH; from the coding sequence ATGCGCCTGCCGCTGCTGTTCGCCACCCTTACCTGCCTGGGCCTCAGCCCCTCGGTGCTGGCCGACGACGTGCAGGTCGCGGTGGCCGCCAACTTCACCGCCCCGATGCAGGACATCGCCCAGGCCTTCGAGCAGGATACCGGCCATCGCGTAGTTGCCGCCTTTGGCTCGACCGGCCAGCTGTACGCCCAGATCAGCCACGGCGCGCCCTTTGAGGTCTTTCTGGCTGCCGACGACACGACGCCCGCCCGGGTCGAAAGCGACGGGCTGGCGGTCGCCGGCTCGCGCTTTACCTATGCCACGGGTGCGCTGGCGCTGTGGTCGGCTGACGCGCGCCTGATCAGCGACGGCGAGCAACTGCTGCGCACTGGAGACTTCCAGCATCTGGCCATCGCCAACCCCAAAACCGCGCCCTATGGCCTCGCCGCCACACAGGTTATGCAAGCGCTGAATCTGACTGACGCCCTAACGCCCAAGCTGGTTGAAGGCCAGAGTATCGGCCAGACCTACCAGTTTGTCGCCAGCGGCAACGCCGCGCTCGGCTTCGTCGCACTCTCGCAGGTCGCGCGCGATGGCGAGATCACCAGCGGTTCCGCGTGGCAGGTGCCGACAGCCTTGTACGAGCCGATTCATCAGGATGCCGTGCTGCTGAGCAAAGGCGCCAACAACGCCGCCGCCACAGCCCTGCTCGACTACCTCAAGGGCGAGCGCGCCGCCGCCATCATCAGCCGTTACGGCTACGGACACTGA
- a CDS encoding TOBE domain-containing protein — MKLEGQFWFSHQGRPLAGQERIELLACIAETGSISKAAKAAGMSYKTAWDAVEAMNSSSEQPLVERAAGGRGGGGTRLTGAGEQLVTAFRRYQQEHAAFLARLDEDASLDPYLQVMNRLRLRTSARNQLYARVAALQPDGLNQRVQLTLDGGQSLTAVITLNSSERLGLCVNRELFALIKAPWVRVASAADQPNALRGTVTGREQVEGQLALEVALDGGAPVVATLPDSPAVPGIGKPVTLSIDPEQIILCVI; from the coding sequence ATGAAGCTCGAAGGACAGTTCTGGTTTTCCCACCAAGGCCGGCCGCTGGCTGGGCAGGAGCGTATTGAGCTGCTGGCCTGCATCGCTGAAACCGGCTCAATCAGCAAGGCAGCCAAGGCGGCGGGCATGAGCTACAAGACCGCCTGGGATGCCGTCGAGGCAATGAACAGCAGCAGCGAGCAACCCTTGGTAGAGCGCGCCGCTGGCGGCCGAGGCGGCGGCGGCACTCGCCTGACCGGGGCGGGAGAGCAGTTGGTGACAGCCTTTCGGCGCTATCAGCAGGAGCATGCCGCCTTCCTCGCCAGGCTCGACGAGGACGCCAGTCTGGACCCTTATCTGCAGGTGATGAACCGCCTGCGGCTGCGCACCAGCGCGCGCAATCAGCTCTATGCGCGGGTCGCCGCGCTGCAACCTGACGGGCTGAACCAGAGGGTTCAACTAACCCTGGATGGAGGACAGAGCCTGACTGCGGTGATCACGCTAAACAGTAGTGAACGCCTGGGGTTGTGTGTAAATAGAGAGCTATTTGCACTGATCAAGGCGCCCTGGGTGCGGGTGGCTTCTGCCGCTGATCAGCCTAACGCACTGCGCGGCACGGTGACCGGGCGTGAGCAGGTGGAGGGTCAGTTGGCGCTGGAGGTTGCGCTGGATGGCGGTGCCCCTGTGGTTGCCACCCTGCCGGACAGCCCGGCTGTGCCGGGCATCGGTAAGCCGGTGACGCTATCCATCGACCCGGAGCAGATCATTCTCTGCGTAATTTGA